The following coding sequences are from one Rattus norvegicus strain BN/NHsdMcwi chromosome 11, GRCr8, whole genome shotgun sequence window:
- the Fam131a gene encoding protein FAM131A isoform X2 has product MLPKSRRALTIQEIAALARSSLHGISQVVKDHVTKPTAMAQGRVAHLIEWKGWSKPSDSPAALESAFSSYSDLSEGEQEARFAAGVAEQFAIAEAKLRAWSSVDGDDSTDDSYDEDFTGGADTDMAGPLGSHLQDLFTGRRFSRPVRQGSVEPESDCSQTVSPDTLCSSLCSLEDGLLGSPARMTSQMLGEELLLARLPPSRESAFRSLGPLEAQDSLYNSPLSESCLSPAEEEPDSCKDCQLLCPLPTGSWERQQQVSEVASSGVASLDEDEVDQ; this is encoded by the exons ATGCTGCCCAAGTCCCGGAGAGCTCTAACCATCCAGGAGATTGCCGCGCTGGCCAGATCGTCCCTGCATG GTATTTCCCAGGTAGTGAAGGACCACGTGACCAAGCCCACAGCCATGGCCCAGGGCCGTGTGGCTCACCTTATCGAATGGAAGGGCTGGAGCAAGCCTAGTGACTCACCGGCTGCTCTGGAATCAGCCTTTTCCTCCTATTCAGACCTCAGTGAGGGCGAACAAGAGGCTCGCTTTGCAGCAG GAGTGGCCGAGCAGTTTGCTATTGCAGAAGCCAAGCTCCGGGCATGGTCTTCAGTGGACGGCGATGACTCCACGGACGATTCTTATGATGAGGACTTTACTGGGGGAGCTGATACAG ACATGGCTGGACCTCTGGGGTCCCACCTCCAGGACCTCTTCACAGGTCGTAGATTCTCCCGGCCTGTGCGCCAGGGCTCTGTGGAACCAGAGAGCGACTGTTCACAGACCGTGTCCCCGGATACCCTGTGCTCTAGTCTGTGCAGCCTGGAGGATGGGTTGCTGGGCTCCCCAGCCAGGATGACCTCCCAGATGTTGGGTGAAGAGCTGCTCCTTGCTAGACTGCCCCCGAGCCGGGAAAGTGCCTTCCGCAGCCTGGGTCCGCTGGAGGCCCAGGACTCGCTTTACAACTCACCGCTCTCAGAATCCTGCCTTTCCCCTGCCGAGGAGGAGCCCGATTCTTGCAAGGACTGCCAGCTGCTCTGCCCACTGCCCACAGGCAGCTGGGAACGACAGCAGCAAGTTTCTGAGGTGGCCTCTTCTGGGGTCGCATCCTTAGATGAGGATGAGGTGGACCAGTGA
- the Fam131a gene encoding protein FAM131A isoform X1, producing the protein MPMISVLGKMFLWQREGPGGRWTCQTSRRVASDPAWAVEWIELPRGLSLSSLGSARTLRGWSRSPRPSSVDSQDLPEVNVGDTVAMLPKSRRALTIQEIAALARSSLHGISQVVKDHVTKPTAMAQGRVAHLIEWKGWSKPSDSPAALESAFSSYSDLSEGEQEARFAAGVAEQFAIAEAKLRAWSSVDGDDSTDDSYDEDFTGGADTDMAGPLGSHLQDLFTGRRFSRPVRQGSVEPESDCSQTVSPDTLCSSLCSLEDGLLGSPARMTSQMLGEELLLARLPPSRESAFRSLGPLEAQDSLYNSPLSESCLSPAEEEPDSCKDCQLLCPLPTGSWERQQQVSEVASSGVASLDEDEVDQ; encoded by the exons ATGCCTATGATTTCGGTGCTGGGCAAAATGTTTCTGTGGCAGCGCGAAGGGCCTGGAGGACGATGGACTTGTCAGACAAGTCGCAGAG TGGCTTCGGACCCTGCCTGGGCTGTGGAGTGGATCGAACTCCCTCgaggtctctctctgtcctctctgggaTCTGCTCGGACTCTCCGAGGCTGGAGCCGGTCCCCTCGTCCTTCTTCCGTGGACAGCCAGGACTTGCCAGAG GTGAATGTTGGAGACACAGTCGCGATGCTGCCCAAGTCCCGGAGAGCTCTAACCATCCAGGAGATTGCCGCGCTGGCCAGATCGTCCCTGCATG GTATTTCCCAGGTAGTGAAGGACCACGTGACCAAGCCCACAGCCATGGCCCAGGGCCGTGTGGCTCACCTTATCGAATGGAAGGGCTGGAGCAAGCCTAGTGACTCACCGGCTGCTCTGGAATCAGCCTTTTCCTCCTATTCAGACCTCAGTGAGGGCGAACAAGAGGCTCGCTTTGCAGCAG GAGTGGCCGAGCAGTTTGCTATTGCAGAAGCCAAGCTCCGGGCATGGTCTTCAGTGGACGGCGATGACTCCACGGACGATTCTTATGATGAGGACTTTACTGGGGGAGCTGATACAG ACATGGCTGGACCTCTGGGGTCCCACCTCCAGGACCTCTTCACAGGTCGTAGATTCTCCCGGCCTGTGCGCCAGGGCTCTGTGGAACCAGAGAGCGACTGTTCACAGACCGTGTCCCCGGATACCCTGTGCTCTAGTCTGTGCAGCCTGGAGGATGGGTTGCTGGGCTCCCCAGCCAGGATGACCTCCCAGATGTTGGGTGAAGAGCTGCTCCTTGCTAGACTGCCCCCGAGCCGGGAAAGTGCCTTCCGCAGCCTGGGTCCGCTGGAGGCCCAGGACTCGCTTTACAACTCACCGCTCTCAGAATCCTGCCTTTCCCCTGCCGAGGAGGAGCCCGATTCTTGCAAGGACTGCCAGCTGCTCTGCCCACTGCCCACAGGCAGCTGGGAACGACAGCAGCAAGTTTCTGAGGTGGCCTCTTCTGGGGTCGCATCCTTAGATGAGGATGAGGTGGACCAGTGA
- the Fam131a gene encoding protein FAM131A isoform X3, giving the protein MPMISVLGKMFLWQREGPGGRWTCQTSRRVASDPAWAVEWIELPRGLSLSSLGSARTLRGWSRSPRPSSVDSQDLPEVNVGDTVAMLPKSRRALTIQEIAALARSSLHGISQVVKDHVTKPTAMAQGRVAHLIEWKGWSKPSDSPAALESAFSSYSDLSEGEQEARFAAGVAEQFAIAEAKLRAWSSVDGDDSTDDSYDEDFTGGADTDRRKETIQADLDTVRTKITRYTQVGKQHLEMEQLFSVGAGPVLCSVRSEPRSSQNKGEPSSGDLVPLPYPMASYIALVSRRICGTLALPL; this is encoded by the exons ATGCCTATGATTTCGGTGCTGGGCAAAATGTTTCTGTGGCAGCGCGAAGGGCCTGGAGGACGATGGACTTGTCAGACAAGTCGCAGAG TGGCTTCGGACCCTGCCTGGGCTGTGGAGTGGATCGAACTCCCTCgaggtctctctctgtcctctctgggaTCTGCTCGGACTCTCCGAGGCTGGAGCCGGTCCCCTCGTCCTTCTTCCGTGGACAGCCAGGACTTGCCAGAG GTGAATGTTGGAGACACAGTCGCGATGCTGCCCAAGTCCCGGAGAGCTCTAACCATCCAGGAGATTGCCGCGCTGGCCAGATCGTCCCTGCATG GTATTTCCCAGGTAGTGAAGGACCACGTGACCAAGCCCACAGCCATGGCCCAGGGCCGTGTGGCTCACCTTATCGAATGGAAGGGCTGGAGCAAGCCTAGTGACTCACCGGCTGCTCTGGAATCAGCCTTTTCCTCCTATTCAGACCTCAGTGAGGGCGAACAAGAGGCTCGCTTTGCAGCAG GAGTGGCCGAGCAGTTTGCTATTGCAGAAGCCAAGCTCCGGGCATGGTCTTCAGTGGACGGCGATGACTCCACGGACGATTCTTATGATGAGGACTTTACTGGGGGAGCTGATACAG ACAGGAGGAAAGAGACTATCCAGGCTGACCTCGACACCGTAAGGACAAAGATCACCCGCTACACTCAGGTGGGAAAACAGCACTTGGAAATGGAACAGCTCTTTTCTGTAGGTGCTGGGCCTGTGCTCTGCTCTGTGCGTAGTGAGCCCAGGAGTTCTCAGAATAAAGGAGAACCGAGCTCAGGGGACTTGGTGCCTCTTCCCTACCCCATGGCTTCCTATATAGCTCTTGTTTCCAGAAGAATCTGCGGTACCCTTGCCTTACCTCTTTGA